A segment of the Methylomonas paludis genome:
TGGGCAGCCATGAACAGGCGCTTTGAATACTTGATCAAGTGGAATCCAAGACGGCAAGATAAGACATCCTGGTTAGAAAAAGCGGAAGCGGCCGGCGCCTTTGTTGAAAAACGCCCCGGTAAACGGGAAGCGTTAATGACACTGACGGTGGAACGTGCTTGGAAAAAACAGACTCGCCCCTTCAGACTGGTCGTGCGGATCATTGAACGCACGAGCAATAAGCACGGCCAGATGCTATTACTGCCGGACATTCAACTGGAAGGCTGGTGGACGAGTCTGGAGGAACCCGAAGAAACCGTCATTGAACGCTACCGCGACCACGGCACCCATGAACAATTTCATTCGGAATTCAAAACTGACCTGGATATGGAACGCTTACCATCTGGAAAGTTTGAGACCAACGACTGTCTATTGAGAATGGGTATGTTTGCCTATAATTGCTTGCGACTGATTGGTCAACTGGGCTTGACTGGCGACTTGGCGCCAATACGTCATCCGGCAAAACGACGGCGGTTACGAACGGTGCTGCAAGAAGTCATGTATCGAGCAGCCCAGGTGATCCACAAAGCCCGGCAATGGTGGCTGGACTTAGGGTGCGCCTCACCCGTGGCAAAAGTATTCGCTTATTTACAAGAGCGATTGGTGGTGCAGCCTGGCTTTGCATCAGGATAAGCGGCGCGAAAGCTGAGATGCTGGTTACGAGCTGATTCTCCGGGTAGAGAAGAAGATTGCTTGTCTTGGCGTCAGGTTTTTCATCTGGCGATGCCGGCAATACCATGGAAACGATTGATTTTTGCGACTGAGGGCTTGATGAACGGCAGTTAAATTTCGATTGGTGGTAGATTTTTTTAAAAAACGCGTCTGAAACGCGACTGCCCTCACTTAAACCGAAAGGAACACGGATTCAGGAAGAAGAATATGGCCAATCTGCCACACGTCTGACATAGCCATGTTTTACCGGATTATAATGAATGTAGTTTGTATGTGCGACGAAATCGGCGTTGTTTCGAATTTGATGTTCCCAAAAACGTCTTTGCCAAATCCCGCGCTCATGTTTGCTCTGGCGGCTTCTGGAAACCCGCTCACCTTTTTCAACATGCCGACTAAAATGCGCCTTGATTTGCCTCCATCGGCAACTAAAATTATCGTCGGCTTCCGGTAAAGTCCAAATAGTATGCAAATGTTCGGGTAAAATAACAATCGCTTCAATATTAAAAGGATAGCGGTCTTTAACAATGCGAAATGACTCACGCAGAAGCTCGATTTTTTCAGTTAGCAATGCTTGCTTCCTTTCTGCCAGATTAACGGTGAAGAAATAACAGCCACCTTTGGTTCGATACCTGCGATATTCGGTCATATTTCCTTTTTAAGCTATTGTTTGATGGGTTTCGGCTATCGCCTCTACCCATCCTACCGTTGATTATCCGACTTTTTTTGATGAATTGCCCGATCCATCGCAGTTCGGTAGAGTGGGCAAAAGGTGTTGCCATATTGTCGATTCCCGGTGTTTCTTTTTTGAGGCCGTCAGCCATTCGTCGCGATGGTATGCGTTTCCGCAATCCATGCTGACGCGTCTTTTATCCTGCCCCAACGGTTTGAAAAATCGGCATCGTTGGGTGGCAAAGTCTTAACGCGTGGGCTGTGCCCACCCTACACCTTAAGGTTTTTGCGGTATCAATGACCGCTTTTGTCAAAAACCAATTTATCTAATGATGGATTACCCACTTCTTTTAACGATCCATCGCGGTTGAGGTACATATTTGGCTATTACTCTACTGAGTAAATTAACTCAGTAGAGTAATTTGGCTATCAATCTGTCGCCCGCCTACTCTGCTTTACCGCCACCCACCAGCATTTCCTCGGCATGTGCCAAGGTGTTTTCAGTAATGGTGACGCCACCCAGCATCCGGGCAATTTCCTGTATCCGTTCTGGTTGGCTAAGGCGGCGCACGGTGGAGGCGGTGACGGTGGTGTTCTGGTTTTTGGCGACAAATAAATGTTGATGGGCCTGGGCGGCTACCTGGGGTAGATGGGTAACGCACAGCACCTGACGATTGCTGCTGAGGCGGCGCAGTTTTTGGCCGACGATTTCAGCAATACCGCCGCCGATGCCGGCGTCTACTTCGTCGAAGATCATGGTGGGGGTGGTTTTGTCGGTGCTGGTGGTGACTTGTATGGCCAGACTGATACGCGACAGTTCGCCGCCGGAAGCTACTTTTGCCAGGGGCTTGGCCGGTAGGCCGGGGTTGGTGCTGATTAAAAATTCGATATCATCCAGACCGTTGATTTGGGGATCGGGCTGATCCCAGCCTGCCGGGCTGTTGATTTGCACCAGAAATTCGCCGTGCGGCATCCCCAGTTCACGAATGGTGGCGGTGATGCGCTGCTGTAATTCGGTGGCGGCGCTGTGGCGCAGGCTGGACAGGCGGTTTGCCAGGCCGGCATATTCTGTACGCAGGCGCTGACAGTCCAGATGCAAGGTTTCGATGCGTTCGCTGCTATGGCTAAGCCGGTGCAGTTCCGTCGTCAGGTCGGCAGCCAGTTGCGGCAATTGTTCTGGCGTGGTTTTATGCTTGCGGCTGAGATTTTGGACGATGCCGATCTGGGTTTCCAGAGCCTGCAATTGTTGCGGGTCGGTTTCCTGATTATCCAAAAACCGGCGTAATTGCTGAACAGCTTCGCCGATCTGAATTTCGGCATCGGCCAGCAAATCGGCTATGCCTTGCAGTTCGCCGGCATACTGGCTTAAATCCTGAATGGCGCGCAAGCTGTGGCCCAGCAATTCCACAACGGCCTGTTGATCGTTGTCGTACAAAATATCCAGTTGCTGCTGGCCGGCGCTAAGGATTTTGCCCAGATTGGCCAGTTTGTGATGTTGGTCGGCCAAGGCCTGGTAATCAAAGTTCTCCAGATCCAGCTGTTGCAGTTCCTCCAACTGAAAATTAAGCAGCTCTTCGCGTTCGGCTACATCACTGCCGGTTTTGATTAAGGATTGTAATTCCTGATGGGCTTGTTTCCAGTGCCGATAACAATCGTTTAACGCTGTCAGCACGGCGTGGGTTTTACCAAATCCATCCAGCAAACGGCGTTGCTGGTCACTGTCCAGCAGGGTGAGATGCGCGTGCTGGCCGTGGATTTCGACCAGTAGCCGGCTTAGACTTTGCAGGGTTTGCAGGTTTACCGGCCGGTTATTGATATAGGCTTTGGAGCGGCCATCATCGCTGACGGTGCGCCGAATCAGGCAAACGCCTTCGTCATCCAGCTCGTTGTCCAACAGCCATTGTTTGGCCAGTGGCGCATCAGCCAGATCAAATTCCAAATTAATTTCCGCCCGTTTGCAATTGGGCCGCACATAGCCGGCATCGGCACGGTCCCCCAGCGCCAGTCCCAGCGCTGTTAATAATATCGATTTGCCGGCTCCGGTTTCGCCGGTTAATACCGACATGCCTTTATCCAGTTCCAGATCCAGCGCGTCTACCACTGCCAGATCGATAATATTCAGATTTAACAGCATGTGCTCAGGCGATTAGCCGCCGCTCCAGTTTAATTTGCTTCTGAGAATGTTAAAAAAGTCGTGATCCTGCGGATGCAGAATTTTAATCGGTTTCGGTGCGGTTTTAATGACAATTTTATCCCCGGTTAAAACATCAGGAATTTCCAAATGATCACAAGTGACCTGGGCATTAATTTGGGTGGATTGACTGAAGCGAATTTCAATCTCCACCTGATCGTCCACCACAATGGGCCGATTGGATAAAGTATGCGGATTCAACGGCACCAGTACCAAGGCATTAAGGGCGGGATGCAGAATTGGCCCGCCAGCAGATAACGCATAAGCGGTAGAGCCGGTGGGGGTAGCGATAATCAGGCCATCGGAGCGCTGGGTGTTGAGATACACACCGTCTATGCGGGTAATAATTTCGACCATGCTAGGGGTCAGCCAGCGATGCACCACGACTTCGTTTACCGCAGTCTGGCGGTGAAAAATCCGCTCATCACGGTAAATGGTGGCTACCAGAGTGCGGCGCTCCTCACTGATATACTGGCCGGCCAGAATCTGCTCCAGGCGCTTGGTGAGCTGCTCGGGCGAGATATCCGTCAAAAAACCCAACCGACCCAGGTTGACGCCGAGCAAGGGTGTTTCAAAATCAGCTACTGCTCGTGCTGCGGTTAAAAAAGTACCGTCTCCGCCCATGGCAATCAACAAATCGCAATGAGCGGCAATTTCAGAAAGCGCCAAGCTGCGCACTTCGGTATCGTTCAGCAACGTTGCACTGTCCGCATCCACGATGACCTGATAGCCGTGATCCAGCAAATAGCGGTACAACTCGGTCAAAATTCCGCCAATACCGGGATCGCCGATTTTGCCGATAATACCGATACGGGGAAAGTGCTGAGGCATGTTAGATTGCAGGCTAATAAAGGGTAGCCTGATTATACCTAGAATTAACCGGTGGGGAAGGGCGTATCGGTTTCCTGGATGTGTATTGCTTTAAACACCACCACGGCAGCTATTGCAATATTAGCCGATTATAGCGCTGGAGCTAAGCCCATCCTTGGGCACAAAACCCGCATATTTGACTTTAATCGCTAGAGCCCACTTTGTTAGCAGATATGGTAAACACCATAACCAGTTCTTCGTCTTTAAGCAGCGTCAATGGTGCCGGCAAGCCGTCCTGGGCAGGTTGATTGCCGATAACCGGTTCTATGCAAACATATTCATGTTTTTTATCACTCCAGATCCCAAACACAATCGCCAGATTTGCTGATACAGGTGATATCCGGCAATTAATGGTGGCGGTGTAATCGTCTGTCGTTAGTTGCACTTCTTCGGTTAATGACGCGGCTTGATATTTTTGCAGGCTATCATGCGGTAATGAGGCTATGTCTACCCGAACCGCACCTATATCAATAAAACTGTTTTGGGTAACTGAAAAGTAGGGGTGAAAGCCAGGCCGCACCCATGCATGGTCTGATACAGCACGAATGGTAGTGGTCACCTTGAGGGTTTTCTGGTTTTCGGCCTCGATCTCTTCCCAATCGGTAATAACATCGACATTTCCCCAGTCATTATCAGCGGAAGATGACAGGTTTTTTTGGTGCGGCAGCGTATTATCGCAAGCGGTTGTCCGGTATTCGCCGTGTTTAATGCTAAACGGTGGCGTTAGCTCCTCGAAATTGGGGATACAAAGATAGACACCGCCACGTGAACCTCCGCCTTCTTTGCTATGCAGTGGCTCGACTATATTAATATCATCTAATTGCCAATTGATTAGGGTGCCTGTGTCGTTAAATTTCATAATGGGAAGTTAGTAGTCTTAGTCGAGTAATGAATAATCCGGGAACGAAGGCTCCGATCGTTGCGGACAATAGCCGGTTGGCGTTGGTTTAAAGTTGACTAACGGTACCTGTTGGTCATAGCTGGTTTGCCGCTGATGTTGATTGAGCGTAAAAAAATAAGCCACCCATGCGAGTTGGGCGCGGCGGTAATGGGACATAATTGGGTTAATGATGGTTTATTGCGTATGTCAATGTATTGGACTATTCCAACCTTAATTTTTGGTCACGATACAGCGTAGAGGATGAAGGCTGCCAATCACTTGATTGCCCAACATTTCATCAAGGCTGCACAGGTATTTTCTGTGCTAGTAGTGCAGCGCATCATTTGAGAATAAGTCGTTGCTTAAGAAACAGTCATGAAAATTTACGCGGAACAATAGCAATGTTTTCAAGGTAGTAGTCAATTCACTAAGCTGCTTGTTGATTTTGTTCGTGTAACAATTCAAGCAGGCATTCTGCGGCAAGGTCAGCACCGTTAGCCCAACAGACGGTTTTCATAACTGGGTGTTGGTACGCAGTTGCAAATTGTGTTAAGTCTTTAAGCGGTTCAAAAACTTCGCCCCAAAGTTCATGTCTCAAATCAACCTGACCGGATTCGCCATTGTTAAAGGTCAACCAAAGTTTATACTCGTCTAAATATTTGACTTCGGTGGTATGCAGAATCATGTCGGTTACT
Coding sequences within it:
- a CDS encoding REP-associated tyrosine transposase, with product MTEYRRYRTKGGCYFFTVNLAERKQALLTEKIELLRESFRIVKDRYPFNIEAIVILPEHLHTIWTLPEADDNFSCRWRQIKAHFSRHVEKGERVSRSRQSKHERGIWQRRFWEHQIRNNADFVAHTNYIHYNPVKHGYVRRVADWPYSSS
- the recN gene encoding DNA repair protein RecN, yielding MLLNLNIIDLAVVDALDLELDKGMSVLTGETGAGKSILLTALGLALGDRADAGYVRPNCKRAEINLEFDLADAPLAKQWLLDNELDDEGVCLIRRTVSDDGRSKAYINNRPVNLQTLQSLSRLLVEIHGQHAHLTLLDSDQQRRLLDGFGKTHAVLTALNDCYRHWKQAHQELQSLIKTGSDVAEREELLNFQLEELQQLDLENFDYQALADQHHKLANLGKILSAGQQQLDILYDNDQQAVVELLGHSLRAIQDLSQYAGELQGIADLLADAEIQIGEAVQQLRRFLDNQETDPQQLQALETQIGIVQNLSRKHKTTPEQLPQLAADLTTELHRLSHSSERIETLHLDCQRLRTEYAGLANRLSSLRHSAATELQQRITATIRELGMPHGEFLVQINSPAGWDQPDPQINGLDDIEFLISTNPGLPAKPLAKVASGGELSRISLAIQVTTSTDKTTPTMIFDEVDAGIGGGIAEIVGQKLRRLSSNRQVLCVTHLPQVAAQAHQHLFVAKNQNTTVTASTVRRLSQPERIQEIARMLGGVTITENTLAHAEEMLVGGGKAE
- a CDS encoding NAD(+) kinase — translated: MPQHFPRIGIIGKIGDPGIGGILTELYRYLLDHGYQVIVDADSATLLNDTEVRSLALSEIAAHCDLLIAMGGDGTFLTAARAVADFETPLLGVNLGRLGFLTDISPEQLTKRLEQILAGQYISEERRTLVATIYRDERIFHRQTAVNEVVVHRWLTPSMVEIITRIDGVYLNTQRSDGLIIATPTGSTAYALSAGGPILHPALNALVLVPLNPHTLSNRPIVVDDQVEIEIRFSQSTQINAQVTCDHLEIPDVLTGDKIVIKTAPKPIKILHPQDHDFFNILRSKLNWSGG
- a CDS encoding DUF2442 domain-containing protein, producing MILHTTEVKYLDEYKLWLTFNNGESGQVDLRHELWGEVFEPLKDLTQFATAYQHPVMKTVCWANGADLAAECLLELLHEQNQQAA